The following proteins are co-located in the Pyxicephalus adspersus chromosome Z, UCB_Pads_2.0, whole genome shotgun sequence genome:
- the WDR31 gene encoding WD repeat-containing protein 31 yields MVLLTNAFFFCPGNMGKFQSKVKRNSSKYRADHHVDEHPLSQPIQQPTRAHNDAVTYISALKSDLCVSGGKDKAVVVSNWRTGTALKRFVGHDREISKITCVFGSNRFFSASRDKTVLMWDLHCKAGSTQKFHGHHLIVTGLAVSPDCTQLLTGSRDNTLCKWDVETGQCLLKAAVSRNLVTHLCWVPGESCVVQTSEDKSVRVWDIRNLQVAQMFPMKQYIQMHCDVSEDGNYCMTSSNGFGGQGCEATLWDLRQTKEKVCEYKGHQQSTTSCVFLAKHTWDTPLVATASHDCTVKVWERDTGACLSSLFLDCSGPLSSLAVCDEISILCASFNSGIHSLRIQSSLGATLQQVTSF; encoded by the exons ATGGTCCTCTTGACTAATGCGTTTTTCTTCTGTCCTGGAAATATGGGAAAATTCCAGAGTAAAGTCAAGCGTAATAGCTCAAAATACAG ggcTGACCACCATGTGGATGAGCATCCCCTATCCCAGCCAATCCAACAGCCAACCCGAGCTCACAATGACGCCGTTACTTACATCTCGGCTCTGAAATCTGATCTGTGCGTATCAGGAGGGAAGGACAAG GCTGTTGTTGTGTCGAATTGGAGAACTGGAACAGCTCTGAAAAGATTTGTGGGACATGATCGAGAGATTTCCAAG ATTACCTGTGTGTTTGGGTCAAATCGGTTCTTCAGCGCCTCACGGGACAAGACGGTTCTGATGTGGGATCTGCACTGCAAAGCCGGCAGTACTCAGAAGTTCCATGGTCATCATTTAATAGTGACAGGACTGGCAGTAAGTCCTG ATTGCACCCAGTTACTGACAGGCTCCAGAGACAATACACTGTGTAAATGGGATGTGGAAACAGGCCAATGCTTGCTCAAGGCTGCTGTGTCTAGAAACCTG GTAACACACCTCTGCTGGGTTCCTGGAGAGTCATGTGTTGTTCAGACCTCAGAAGACAAAAGTGTCCG tgTCTGGGACATCCGTAACCTGCAGGTGGCTCAAATGTTCCCAATGAAGCAGTACATACAGATGCACTGTGATGTCAGTGAAGATGGAAATTACTGCATGACCAGCAGCAATGGCTTTGGTGGACAGGGCTGCGAGGCTACG TTATGGGACCTTCGACAGACAAAAGAAAAGGTGTGTGAATATAAGGGGCACCAGCAAAGCACCACATCTTGTGTCTTCCTTGCAAAACACACATGGGACACCCCACTTGTGGCCACAGCATCACATGACTGCACAGTGAAAGTCTGGGAACGTGACACTGGAG CATGTTTGAGCAGCCTGTTCTTGGATTGCTCTGGGCCATTATCCTCCTTGGCAGTCTGTGATGAAATTTCCATCTTGTGTGCCAGCTTTAACTCAGGAATCCACTCCCTCCGTATACAGAGCAGCCTGGGAGCCACACTACAGCAAGTCACCAGCTTCTAA